The following are encoded in a window of Bdellovibrio svalbardensis genomic DNA:
- a CDS encoding sigma-54-dependent transcriptional regulator: MLKVLVVDDDQGLRLSVKSALAVTQRFDIDEAFDGVNAMEKIKAGEKSYDVVILDVDMPRMNGLEALRQIKEFNPGIIVIVMTAHATLNDAIQAVKDGAYNYLAKPVASEDLLALIDKAVNAHNLISNVAASAPVMVEAGRKIIGNTSQMQKVFNIIHRLAKVDTPVLIRGSSGTGKELVAKAIHFNSARKDEKFVAINCSAIPENLFESELFGHEKGSFTGADQRKIGKFQYAEGGTLFLDEVGDMPQLMQVKILRVLQEKLFTPVGSNREFPANVRIIAATNRPLEDMIKAGTFREDLFYRLNVVPIFLPALAERKDDMEHMVNIFIKKFNVAHGKRINGIAPDAMSVLKKHAWPGNIRELENVIEHAFVLEMTNIITIASLPESLLVATGTNLIDVPPVMETAATVASAGVSAAAKAHATLGDDEDADLGDDSADLDGEELVPFTGSENLDFNAQKEAFEKEFIIKALKTFRGRINQTALHANIPKKTLLRKIEKYGIVAKDYVN; the protein is encoded by the coding sequence ATGCTTAAGGTTCTAGTTGTCGATGACGATCAAGGTCTAAGACTTTCAGTAAAATCAGCCTTAGCGGTCACTCAACGCTTTGATATCGACGAAGCCTTCGACGGTGTCAATGCGATGGAAAAAATCAAAGCCGGAGAAAAAAGCTACGACGTCGTGATCCTCGACGTGGACATGCCTCGCATGAACGGCCTTGAGGCTCTTCGTCAAATCAAAGAATTCAATCCAGGCATCATCGTCATTGTCATGACAGCTCACGCGACTCTCAACGACGCGATTCAAGCTGTGAAAGATGGCGCTTACAACTATCTTGCAAAACCTGTGGCCAGCGAAGACTTGCTGGCGTTGATCGACAAAGCTGTGAATGCTCACAACTTGATCTCAAATGTTGCAGCTTCTGCTCCTGTGATGGTGGAAGCCGGTCGCAAAATCATCGGCAATACTTCGCAAATGCAAAAGGTGTTTAACATTATTCACCGTCTTGCCAAAGTGGACACACCGGTTTTGATCCGCGGTTCTTCAGGAACAGGGAAAGAATTGGTTGCCAAAGCAATCCACTTCAACTCTGCCCGCAAAGATGAAAAATTCGTGGCAATCAACTGTTCTGCGATTCCAGAAAATCTTTTTGAGTCTGAATTGTTTGGTCATGAAAAAGGCTCTTTCACCGGAGCTGACCAACGCAAGATCGGAAAATTCCAATATGCTGAGGGCGGGACTTTGTTCTTGGATGAAGTCGGCGATATGCCACAACTCATGCAAGTTAAAATTCTTCGCGTGCTTCAGGAAAAGCTTTTCACTCCGGTAGGTTCAAACAGAGAATTCCCTGCCAACGTTCGTATCATTGCAGCGACGAACAGACCTTTAGAAGACATGATCAAAGCGGGAACTTTCCGCGAAGACTTGTTCTATCGCTTGAATGTCGTACCTATATTCTTGCCAGCTTTGGCAGAACGTAAAGACGACATGGAGCACATGGTGAACATCTTCATCAAGAAGTTCAACGTGGCTCACGGCAAACGCATCAACGGCATCGCTCCGGATGCAATGTCCGTATTGAAAAAGCATGCATGGCCTGGAAATATTCGTGAGCTTGAAAACGTGATCGAACACGCTTTCGTTCTAGAAATGACAAACATCATCACGATTGCTTCTTTGCCTGAATCTTTGCTTGTCGCTACCGGAACAAACTTGATCGACGTTCCGCCGGTCATGGAGACTGCCGCAACTGTCGCTTCCGCTGGAGTTTCAGCGGCAGCAAAAGCACACGCAACATTAGGTGATGATGAAGATGCGGATCTTGGTGACGATTCTGCAGATCTGGATGGCGAAGAACTGGTGCCGTTCACTGGAAGCGAAAACTTGGATTTCAACGCCCAAAAAGAAGCCTTCGAAAAAGAGTTCATCATCAAAGCTCTTAAAACATTCCGAGGCCGCATCAATCAAACGGCCCTTCACGCAAATATCCCGAAGAAAACACTTCTTCGAAAAATCGAAAAATACGGCATCGTCGCCAAAGACTACGTAAACTAA
- a CDS encoding response regulator transcription factor, with protein sequence MKIAVKKILLVEDDKRLRTVLHEELTERGFEVQSFAELPALASIQTPDGALLDLRVGQESGLDLIEGLRKKFPGIRIILMSGFGSVASAVKAMQLGAENFLTKPVTPDMIVKAFSTEEPKELSEEESEISLARMEREYIDYVLQNSDGNITQAAKKLGLHRQSLQRKLRKYIPK encoded by the coding sequence ATGAAAATTGCGGTGAAGAAAATTCTACTTGTAGAGGATGACAAACGTCTGCGCACTGTCTTGCATGAGGAATTGACGGAGCGAGGATTTGAAGTTCAATCCTTCGCAGAGTTACCTGCTTTAGCGTCGATTCAGACTCCAGATGGAGCCCTTTTGGATCTGCGTGTAGGCCAAGAAAGCGGTCTGGATCTGATTGAAGGTCTAAGGAAGAAGTTCCCAGGGATCCGCATTATTCTGATGAGCGGTTTTGGCAGCGTTGCCTCTGCTGTAAAAGCCATGCAGCTAGGGGCGGAAAACTTCCTTACGAAGCCGGTGACTCCGGACATGATTGTAAAAGCATTTTCTACTGAAGAGCCGAAAGAGTTGTCAGAGGAAGAATCAGAAATCTCTTTAGCCCGAATGGAAAGAGAATACATTGATTACGTTTTGCAGAATTCAGATGGCAATATCACACAAGCGGCTAAAAAATTGGGTCTGCATCGTCAAAGTTTACAGAGAAAACTCCGCAAATATATTCCGAAGTAA
- the lspA gene encoding signal peptidase II, with amino-acid sequence MKKKYIWLLAISGFLIALDQVVKMYVHTHFHLGESVIVIPNFFNLTYVRNFGAAFGFLAESHPSFRELFFLSMPPIALVIILGILRGVKDNDTKQIIALSSIFGGAIGNYIDRIRFRYVIDFADFHLYNKWSWPAFNIADMAIVGGVGLLLALMFIENKKKEKEEGAS; translated from the coding sequence ATGAAGAAAAAATATATCTGGCTACTAGCGATCTCTGGATTTTTGATCGCTTTGGATCAAGTCGTTAAAATGTACGTCCACACACACTTTCACCTCGGTGAATCTGTCATTGTGATCCCAAACTTCTTCAATCTTACATATGTCAGAAACTTTGGGGCGGCATTTGGCTTCTTGGCTGAAAGCCATCCTTCATTCCGTGAATTGTTCTTCCTGTCTATGCCACCGATTGCCCTGGTTATCATTCTAGGAATTTTGCGTGGAGTGAAGGACAACGATACCAAGCAGATCATCGCCCTATCGAGCATCTTCGGCGGTGCGATTGGTAACTATATCGACCGTATTCGTTTCAGATACGTGATCGACTTCGCGGATTTCCATCTTTACAACAAATGGAGCTGGCCAGCCTTCAACATCGCGGACATGGCGATTGTCGGTGGGGTTGGACTTTTATTGGCTTTGATGTTCATCGAGAACAAGAAAAAAGAAAAAGAGGAAGGCGCTTCATAA
- a CDS encoding CHASE2 and HATPase_c domain-containing protein: MPLPPSLEEKTEIPGRRRRFALIALRVVFASVIAFFLSQIKLDYLEGFLYDLRVRTRAAQPTSGNVELVLLDSLSVQKLKSDMKASILTSLLEKLKTQEPRFVVLDIRMEELKGTLEEKKALAEVAANIPGLFVVSNDLVLKGEENSLTLIYPFEKVPVASAPKTSDLKIFAKDNVTRRMLVSYQEQPLLHAKVAATYNPTILDLKVIRGQFDFAGSQQVYIDFRPTGSYPRHSFSDVLDATMPAGALRNKVVIVGQDTAQTSRDYILTPYSREIMAMPSAEMHANMFDTMILNSAPRMAPTWLNAVLILFISILTIHVVLSMKPTAGLLLLGETLLGFTVLCYVAFWPLGVWIPMAAPVLAIFLCYYFFIPYRLIVENRRSWEYYQKNKLLSQVEELKTNFISMMSHDLKTPIARIQGMTDVILTDTNAISSQQREAVDTIKHSADDLLKFISAILNYGRIESEGVQLHLQSKDINNVLKEVIRKHEFLAKVKRIQIVSELEPMFPIPMDSDLMKQVLSNLVENAIKYSPEDTKIMVSSEEKGEKVVIQVADQGPGIPAEELNNIFMKFFRSKNAKSSPIKGSGLGLYLAKYFTELHQGNIFVESNYGNGSTFTVELPIKHGGIHA; the protein is encoded by the coding sequence ATGCCTCTTCCGCCCTCCCTTGAAGAGAAAACTGAAATCCCGGGCCGACGCCGTCGTTTTGCCCTCATTGCACTGAGAGTCGTCTTCGCCTCGGTGATTGCTTTCTTTTTGTCCCAGATCAAACTCGATTATCTCGAAGGCTTCTTATATGACTTGCGTGTGCGCACGCGAGCGGCCCAGCCCACTTCAGGAAATGTTGAACTGGTCCTTCTGGATTCACTCAGTGTTCAAAAACTAAAAAGCGATATGAAGGCTTCGATTCTGACGTCCTTGCTTGAAAAGCTAAAGACACAAGAACCGCGCTTTGTCGTTTTAGATATTCGCATGGAAGAACTTAAAGGCACTTTGGAAGAAAAAAAGGCCCTGGCCGAAGTCGCTGCCAACATTCCGGGACTCTTTGTCGTCAGTAACGATTTGGTCCTCAAGGGCGAAGAGAACTCCTTAACTTTGATTTATCCATTTGAGAAAGTTCCTGTAGCCTCTGCTCCGAAAACTTCTGATTTGAAGATCTTTGCGAAAGACAATGTCACTCGCCGCATGTTGGTTTCATACCAGGAACAGCCACTTCTTCATGCAAAAGTAGCCGCGACCTACAATCCCACCATTTTAGATTTGAAGGTCATCCGCGGGCAATTTGATTTCGCGGGATCACAGCAAGTGTATATCGATTTCAGACCGACGGGTTCTTATCCTCGCCACTCTTTCTCTGATGTCTTAGATGCCACCATGCCGGCAGGCGCTTTACGCAATAAAGTTGTTATCGTGGGGCAGGATACGGCCCAAACTTCACGCGATTATATTCTGACCCCTTACTCCCGCGAAATCATGGCGATGCCTTCGGCAGAGATGCACGCCAATATGTTCGATACGATGATCTTGAACTCAGCCCCGCGCATGGCTCCGACCTGGCTCAATGCAGTTTTGATTCTTTTTATCTCTATCTTGACGATTCACGTTGTTCTCAGCATGAAACCCACTGCGGGCTTGCTGCTTTTAGGTGAAACACTTCTGGGTTTCACAGTTCTTTGCTATGTGGCCTTCTGGCCTTTGGGTGTTTGGATCCCCATGGCAGCTCCGGTTCTTGCTATCTTCCTGTGTTATTACTTCTTCATCCCCTATCGTTTGATTGTCGAGAATCGCCGTAGCTGGGAATACTATCAAAAAAATAAGCTCTTGAGCCAAGTTGAAGAGCTTAAAACAAACTTTATCTCGATGATGTCCCATGATTTGAAAACACCGATTGCGCGGATTCAAGGAATGACAGACGTCATCCTGACCGACACGAATGCCATCAGCTCCCAGCAGCGCGAAGCAGTCGATACCATCAAGCACTCTGCCGATGATCTATTAAAGTTTATCAGTGCCATCCTCAATTACGGTCGCATTGAAAGCGAAGGCGTTCAGCTTCATCTGCAAAGCAAGGACATCAACAACGTTCTTAAAGAAGTGATCCGCAAGCATGAGTTCCTGGCGAAGGTAAAACGCATTCAAATCGTTTCAGAGCTTGAGCCGATGTTCCCGATTCCTATGGATTCTGATCTGATGAAGCAGGTTCTTTCAAACCTGGTCGAGAACGCCATCAAGTATTCACCGGAAGACACGAAAATCATGGTGAGCAGCGAGGAAAAAGGCGAGAAAGTCGTCATCCAAGTTGCCGATCAAGGACCAGGTATTCCAGCTGAAGAGCTTAACAATATCTTTATGAAATTTTTTAGAAGTAAAAATGCCAAGAGTTCACCTATCAAGGGTTCGGGGTTAGGGCTCTACTTGGCTAAATATTTTACAGAGCTACACCAGGGAAACATCTTCGTAGAATCAAACTATGGAAATGGATCCACTTTTACGGTAGAACTGCCAATCAAGCACGGGGGTATTCATGCTTAA
- a CDS encoding MBL fold metallo-hydrolase, with product MSLTIKFWGVRGSLPSAPTPTEWTYHIEGVLRNFFSLGYRDLSQVSKYIKSIEEPVVGGYGTATTSVELRCGRSQIIIDGGSGIRTLSESIMTGTLGRAKGPFHIFMTHFHWDHVIGLPFFTPHFIPGSEIHYYAVQSDLEQLIRGIFKRPYFPVPFEDLKAKIHFHVLEPRKPVKVDDFTVTPFKLDHPDPCWGYKVEAAGKTYAHCVDTEGTRVTPEELGEDLPLYQNVDVMYFDAQYTLPELAEKANWGHSAAQVGLEIALREGIRRVLFAHHDPGARSEHVMELKRQTGEYYQSLISKASENKENINEIIWDFAHEGLEIVL from the coding sequence ATGTCTCTCACTATAAAATTTTGGGGCGTGCGGGGATCACTTCCTTCAGCTCCTACACCGACGGAATGGACATATCATATTGAAGGAGTTCTTCGTAACTTCTTCTCGTTGGGCTATCGTGATCTTTCACAAGTTTCAAAATACATCAAAAGTATCGAAGAACCTGTGGTTGGAGGTTATGGCACCGCGACTACATCCGTTGAGCTTCGTTGTGGGCGATCGCAAATCATTATCGATGGCGGCAGTGGTATTCGCACTCTGAGTGAAAGTATCATGACGGGAACTTTGGGCAGAGCCAAAGGTCCTTTTCACATTTTCATGACTCACTTTCATTGGGACCATGTGATTGGTTTGCCATTTTTTACTCCGCATTTCATTCCAGGCAGTGAAATTCACTACTATGCGGTTCAAAGTGATCTCGAACAGCTGATTCGGGGAATTTTTAAGAGACCTTATTTTCCAGTTCCATTTGAAGATCTAAAAGCGAAGATTCATTTCCATGTTTTAGAGCCTCGTAAGCCGGTCAAAGTGGACGATTTCACGGTCACTCCATTCAAGCTTGATCATCCAGATCCTTGTTGGGGTTATAAAGTCGAAGCCGCCGGGAAAACATACGCACATTGTGTGGATACAGAAGGAACTCGCGTGACTCCGGAAGAGTTGGGTGAAGATCTTCCTTTGTATCAGAACGTTGATGTGATGTATTTCGATGCGCAATACACTTTGCCTGAGCTTGCTGAAAAGGCAAACTGGGGTCACAGTGCCGCACAAGTGGGACTTGAAATCGCTTTGCGTGAAGGAATTCGCAGAGTTCTTTTTGCCCATCATGATCCGGGTGCGCGTTCTGAGCATGTTATGGAGCTGAAGCGCCAAACCGGCGAGTACTATCAATCTCTGATATCGAAAGCTTCTGAAAACAAAGAGAACATCAACGAGATTATCTGGGACTTCGCTCACGAAGGACTGGAAATCGTCCTTTAG
- a CDS encoding 2Fe-2S iron-sulfur cluster binding domain-containing protein, translating to MKIQFILGGVETEVEAESGRNLLDIALVARLRPPYSCLEGHCGTCEAFIEHGETSEDKTDTHIVRTCQAIPKSDSVRVNYDKVEPK from the coding sequence ATGAAAATTCAGTTTATTTTGGGTGGAGTTGAAACAGAGGTTGAAGCGGAATCGGGAAGAAATCTTCTGGATATCGCTCTGGTGGCGCGACTTCGACCTCCCTATTCTTGTCTTGAAGGACATTGTGGAACTTGCGAGGCCTTCATCGAACATGGTGAAACCAGTGAAGACAAAACTGATACGCATATCGTTCGCACTTGTCAGGCTATACCTAAGTCTGACTCGGTCAGAGTTAATTACGATAAAGTCGAGCCTAAATAA
- a CDS encoding sensor histidine kinase, whose protein sequence is MKTSFLRVFWPESSTRIQGVIRFRWIAIVGLIFGAIPLLQVGYLQKTQMPYLMAVIALLALFNGLTQGIWSKPSASQESRILFVQLLVDLLAATGLLFASGSANNPFIFVLCIHAFLGGMLLRGYRSLSFGFLVLLLLSILQAETFQDAKITVNVDTREVFFNFLAQWTIIIVSWGVAYLFASLLEKQEERIRNLQERQLKADRLKSLGALAAGFSHQMATPLNALKLRVDRAARKSVSQPEIQAELADAQESLSECIAIFHQMAGVFSNSTGGDLQKIKVKPLLLDILKAWKQDHPSVNVETHFQEGDVVCEVQALALSQTLFDLLDNAAEASDFKETVSLRLFTEGQSLILEVVDLGKGLSKEVISRLGEPFITDKKHGNGLGIYSAQMAAQAMGGEFSLFNNKSGKGATARLLISMVAPQEG, encoded by the coding sequence ATGAAGACAAGCTTTCTGAGAGTTTTTTGGCCCGAATCATCCACCCGCATTCAGGGGGTTATTCGTTTTCGTTGGATCGCTATTGTTGGTTTGATCTTCGGAGCGATTCCGCTGCTTCAAGTTGGTTACCTGCAAAAGACCCAGATGCCTTACTTGATGGCGGTGATTGCATTGCTTGCCCTCTTTAACGGATTGACTCAAGGGATCTGGAGCAAGCCCTCGGCCTCACAAGAATCGCGAATTCTTTTTGTTCAATTGCTAGTGGACCTCTTGGCAGCGACCGGTCTTTTATTCGCCAGCGGTTCGGCAAATAATCCATTCATCTTTGTTTTGTGCATTCATGCTTTTCTTGGAGGCATGCTTCTTCGCGGATATCGAAGTCTGTCCTTCGGCTTTTTAGTTTTACTTTTGCTATCCATTCTTCAGGCGGAAACTTTTCAAGACGCCAAAATCACGGTCAACGTGGATACCAGAGAGGTGTTTTTTAATTTCCTGGCGCAGTGGACGATCATCATCGTCTCGTGGGGCGTGGCCTATCTTTTTGCCAGCTTGCTTGAAAAACAAGAAGAGCGCATTCGCAATTTACAAGAGCGCCAACTTAAAGCAGATCGTTTGAAATCCCTCGGTGCATTGGCGGCAGGTTTTTCTCATCAGATGGCGACACCATTGAATGCTTTAAAACTTCGGGTTGACCGTGCTGCCCGCAAATCTGTTTCGCAGCCTGAAATTCAAGCCGAGCTAGCAGACGCACAAGAGTCTTTGAGTGAGTGCATTGCCATTTTCCACCAAATGGCGGGTGTGTTTTCTAACTCAACCGGTGGGGATTTACAAAAAATCAAAGTGAAACCTTTGCTGTTGGATATTTTGAAAGCCTGGAAGCAAGACCACCCAAGTGTAAATGTAGAAACCCATTTCCAAGAGGGTGATGTAGTCTGCGAAGTTCAGGCCCTGGCTTTGTCTCAGACTCTTTTCGATCTTTTAGACAATGCCGCTGAAGCCTCTGACTTTAAGGAAACGGTGTCTCTGCGTCTTTTCACTGAGGGGCAAAGTTTGATTTTGGAAGTGGTTGATTTAGGAAAAGGTCTTTCCAAGGAAGTTATTTCGCGCCTTGGGGAGCCCTTCATTACCGACAAAAAGCATGGTAATGGCCTCGGGATTTACTCCGCACAAATGGCGGCTCAAGCAATGGGCGGGGAGTTCTCTTTATTTAATAATAAATCAGGCAAGGGAGCGACAGCCCGTCTGTTGATCTCCATGGTTGCTCCTCAGGAGGGCTGA
- a CDS encoding outer membrane beta-barrel protein, translated as MRSVLGILIFMALTQRASAQTQAPLVQNLNFSAALDAVAPIDFEDSSNNQLQIRSAEFMLYGALDPYFDALINFAAHNEEGEYKAELHEGYIGSTKLLPGFRFKAGTFFLGVGRLNQFHQHDWPFISAPRVQSEFFADEGIHDTGLEMSYLLPTDSYWDITVGVTNGYQWGEDSVRAKPQAPVLYIHPVTFIDLGADKGLQLGLNYLTRTDAQGLKTQLSGLDFVFKQKEGRFNRWFLQSEIWYQNQNSSVTDRSEKIGAYIYPEYGISQNWAVGLRFDGFSDLSQTFEGSTDKQKNLDYAFAPTLTYKTSEFAIWRMAYTHEVKNVSQEADKIDRKIEFQFIAILGAHPAHTF; from the coding sequence ATGCGCTCAGTTTTAGGAATACTTATCTTTATGGCACTCACTCAGAGGGCCTCAGCACAAACACAAGCCCCCCTCGTACAGAATTTAAACTTCTCAGCAGCCCTTGATGCTGTAGCACCTATCGACTTCGAGGATTCGAGCAATAATCAATTACAGATCCGCTCCGCTGAATTCATGCTCTATGGTGCATTGGACCCGTACTTTGATGCGTTGATCAACTTTGCCGCGCACAATGAAGAGGGTGAATACAAAGCCGAACTGCATGAAGGATATATTGGCTCAACAAAACTTCTTCCTGGTTTCCGCTTTAAAGCTGGTACTTTCTTCTTGGGTGTCGGGCGCCTGAATCAATTTCATCAGCACGACTGGCCTTTTATATCTGCGCCTCGCGTTCAATCCGAGTTCTTCGCTGACGAAGGCATTCACGACACAGGTTTGGAAATGTCTTACCTTCTTCCAACCGACAGCTATTGGGATATCACTGTGGGTGTGACGAATGGATATCAATGGGGCGAAGACAGCGTTCGCGCCAAACCTCAAGCCCCGGTCTTGTACATTCATCCTGTCACATTTATTGATCTCGGCGCGGATAAAGGACTGCAACTCGGTTTGAACTATTTAACTCGCACCGATGCTCAGGGATTGAAAACACAATTGAGCGGCCTGGATTTCGTTTTTAAACAAAAAGAAGGCCGATTCAATCGTTGGTTCTTGCAGTCAGAAATCTGGTATCAAAACCAAAACAGCAGCGTCACGGATCGCAGTGAAAAAATTGGCGCTTATATTTATCCCGAATATGGCATCAGTCAAAATTGGGCAGTAGGTCTGCGCTTTGACGGCTTCTCTGATTTATCTCAAACATTTGAAGGCAGTACCGACAAGCAAAAGAATTTGGACTATGCTTTTGCTCCGACACTTACATACAAAACAAGTGAGTTTGCAATTTGGCGCATGGCCTACACTCACGAGGTAAAAAACGTTTCCCAAGAGGCGGACAAGATTGACAGAAAAATTGAGTTTCAATTTATCGCCATCCTGGGTGCTCACCCCGCTCACACATTCTAG
- a CDS encoding radical SAM/SPASM domain-containing protein, which produces MQLRRHKDIIAIKTGLNTSPVAFHARNLEVAQVSEQAWESMAPSTFDNGFVMNMESYEPGVDVEALESLENWNQEVNPEAKTANLKFGIRSLTLNVTQICNLHCTYCAAGGDGTYGDPIARISVEKTLPQILFFMNKLKEGETFHITFLGGEPLLYPEAIKLIADYVNIIAEQQNLKSSFSVITNATLVNDKNLELLASIKASVTVSIDGPAETHDLARPQRNGEGSSKAVIAGLKKILSRKEDLGRILLHAVFSKQNLEVEKAYIFFSEFNADAYEFTFDVTESDSAANGKFMAEMTRVAELAYSRGGEAELRKITLFDGYFRALDQQRKTENHCGTGKSLLSFDSNNKLYSCPLEVGKKSELLGEAQNLDMAALEKLQAPLIEKNNCQNCWARFLCGGGCLFVHKSLTGDKHKKHVSFCERTRYLISLSLVYYERSRG; this is translated from the coding sequence ATGCAGTTGCGCAGACACAAGGACATTATTGCCATTAAGACGGGGCTTAACACCTCCCCGGTGGCATTCCATGCGCGCAATCTGGAAGTGGCTCAAGTTTCTGAACAGGCTTGGGAGTCTATGGCGCCCTCCACTTTTGACAACGGCTTTGTCATGAATATGGAAAGCTATGAACCTGGTGTCGATGTCGAAGCTCTTGAGTCTTTGGAAAACTGGAATCAAGAGGTCAACCCTGAGGCCAAGACCGCCAATTTGAAATTTGGCATTCGCAGCCTCACCCTGAACGTGACTCAAATCTGCAATTTGCATTGCACCTACTGCGCTGCAGGTGGTGATGGCACTTACGGTGATCCAATCGCCCGCATCTCTGTAGAAAAAACTTTGCCGCAAATCTTGTTCTTTATGAACAAACTCAAGGAAGGTGAAACTTTCCACATCACTTTCTTGGGTGGCGAGCCTCTTCTTTATCCTGAAGCGATCAAGTTGATTGCGGATTATGTGAATATCATTGCTGAACAACAGAACTTAAAATCCAGCTTTAGCGTTATTACTAACGCCACCTTGGTGAACGATAAGAATTTAGAACTTCTGGCTTCAATCAAGGCCTCTGTCACTGTCAGTATCGATGGCCCCGCTGAAACTCATGACCTGGCTCGTCCTCAAAGAAACGGTGAAGGTTCTTCCAAAGCTGTTATCGCAGGTCTTAAGAAAATTCTGTCACGCAAAGAAGACCTGGGTCGCATTCTTTTGCATGCTGTTTTCAGCAAGCAAAACCTGGAAGTCGAAAAGGCCTACATTTTCTTTTCAGAATTCAATGCCGATGCCTATGAGTTTACTTTCGATGTGACCGAGTCGGACTCTGCAGCCAACGGCAAATTCATGGCGGAAATGACTCGCGTGGCTGAGCTTGCCTACTCTCGAGGCGGCGAAGCTGAACTTCGCAAAATTACACTTTTTGACGGCTACTTCCGTGCGCTAGATCAACAGCGCAAAACTGAAAATCATTGTGGCACAGGGAAGTCCTTGTTGAGCTTTGATTCTAACAATAAACTTTATTCTTGCCCCCTTGAGGTGGGTAAGAAGAGTGAACTTCTGGGTGAAGCTCAGAATCTCGATATGGCCGCATTGGAGAAACTCCAAGCTCCCTTGATCGAGAAAAACAACTGCCAAAACTGCTGGGCTCGATTCCTGTGCGGTGGTGGTTGCCTTTTTGTCCATAAATCCCTCACAGGCGACAAACATAAGAAGCATGTGAGTTTTTGCGAAAGAACCAGATACTTGATAAGCCTCTCCCTGGTATATTATGAAAGAAGCAGAGGCTAG